A genomic stretch from Prochlorococcus marinus str. MIT 9312 includes:
- a CDS encoding 7-carboxy-7-deazaguanine synthase QueE has translation MTNFLPLVEQFHSLQGEGYHAGKSAFFVRLAGCEVGCSWCDTKHSWDENKYPSVSIEKIIDRIKIAREQGASFCVITGGEPLQHNLDKFCKAIKQMKMGKEQNSMKIHIETSGVNSISGSYDWITLSPKRHSPPKNYFLKNCNEIKIIINEKEDIEFAIQIKKEILKQYEFSKIEDSLKKEDKIFYLQPAWNNKDGFSLAIDFVKNNPDWKLSLQTHKYLKIK, from the coding sequence ATGACAAATTTTTTACCCTTAGTCGAACAATTTCATTCATTACAAGGTGAAGGCTATCATGCTGGGAAAAGTGCTTTTTTTGTAAGATTAGCTGGTTGTGAAGTTGGGTGCTCATGGTGCGACACCAAGCATTCATGGGATGAGAATAAATACCCCTCAGTATCAATTGAAAAAATAATAGACCGAATAAAAATTGCCAGGGAGCAAGGGGCGTCCTTTTGCGTTATTACAGGTGGCGAACCATTACAACATAACTTGGATAAGTTTTGCAAAGCCATAAAGCAAATGAAGATGGGAAAAGAGCAAAACTCAATGAAAATTCATATTGAAACAAGTGGAGTAAATTCGATATCAGGAAGTTATGACTGGATTACTTTATCTCCTAAAAGACACTCACCTCCAAAAAATTATTTTTTAAAAAACTGTAATGAAATAAAAATAATCATAAATGAAAAAGAAGATATTGAATTTGCGATCCAAATAAAAAAAGAAATTTTAAAACAATATGAATTCTCAAAAATAGAAGATAGCTTAAAAAAAGAAGATAAAATTTTTTATTTACAACCAGCTTGGAACAATAAAGATGGGTTTTCTCTTGCTATTGATTTCGTAAAAAATAACCCCGATTGGAAATTGAGCCTTCAAACTCACAAATACTTGAAAATTAAATGA
- the queC gene encoding 7-cyano-7-deazaguanine synthase QueC: protein MTLKNKSIVVLLSGGLDSSTVTSIAKKSEAKIFGLSFDYGQRHKKELHSASTIAKHFDIQEFKIIKLDLSLWGGSSLTDTKKNIPTEGVQTNKIPNTYVPGRNTIFISVALSYAEAIDADFIGLGVNALDYSGYPDCRPDYIKKFQELADLANKRGRENNPIKLWTPLLDLNKEQIIQLAMDNHVPLDKTWSCYSGDAKPCGKCDSCRIRNTAYKKWLNNKNKK from the coding sequence ATGACTCTTAAAAATAAATCAATAGTAGTTTTGTTATCGGGAGGATTAGATTCCTCTACTGTGACTAGTATCGCAAAAAAATCCGAAGCTAAAATTTTTGGCCTTTCATTTGACTACGGTCAACGCCATAAAAAAGAATTACACTCTGCATCAACTATTGCAAAACACTTTGATATCCAAGAATTTAAAATCATTAAACTTGACTTATCTTTATGGGGAGGCTCTTCATTAACTGATACTAAGAAAAATATTCCTACAGAGGGAGTTCAAACTAATAAAATTCCTAATACTTATGTTCCTGGGAGAAATACTATATTCATTTCCGTCGCACTAAGTTACGCAGAAGCAATAGATGCTGATTTTATAGGCTTAGGAGTTAATGCACTTGATTATTCTGGTTATCCAGATTGCAGACCTGACTACATTAAAAAATTTCAAGAATTAGCAGATCTTGCCAACAAAAGAGGAAGAGAAAATAACCCAATAAAACTTTGGACGCCTTTATTAGATTTAAATAAAGAACAAATTATTCAATTAGCTATGGATAATCATGTCCCTTTAGATAAAACATGGAGTTGTTATTCAGGTGATGCAAAACCATGCGGAAAGTGTGATAGTTGCAGAATTAGGAATACCGCTTATAAAAAATGGCTCAATAATAAAAATAAAAAATGA